The Tursiops truncatus isolate mTurTru1 chromosome 20, mTurTru1.mat.Y, whole genome shotgun sequence DNA window CATGAACGGTGTGGGCAAGCAGGGCTGCCGCACAGGCCAGGGGCCGGGGAATCCTCCGTTACCTGTATGCTGTCCAGCTGCTGGGGCAGGATGCGGAGAAAGTCTTCGGGGAGGTTGCCTAGCAGTGGGGGGTTCCAGTTCCGATAGCGCCTCTGGCCGGAAGGGGGCGCGGAGCCCAGCACGTCGATGCTGCGGGGTGAGAGGTGacgaggaggagggaagagtcaGGCCCAAACACAGGTGTCCTGGCCCATCACACCAAGATCCTGCTCAGACTGGCACTGCTGCTCCAGAGCCTCCCGTGGCCTCCGCTGCCTCTGGCACAAAGGCCCAGCACGCTAGCTCCCCTTCTCAGCCAGGCTTCGGCTGACCCCCAGCCTCTGGGCCTGGGCTCCGCTGCACTGGATGTTCCACTGCTCAGCGCCTTCAAGGCCTCTGGGCCTAGAGAGCTCTGTGTTGCCGGCGCACATACTGCGTGTTGTGGATTTTGACATGGATGTGGCAGTCATGGCCCTTCACGCTTCTATCCCTAGCACCTAGCATGACGCGAGCTCCTCCTGGCTGCTGAGTGCCAGGCGTGCTCCGAGTGAACAGACACAGAGCCGCCGGCAGCCCAGCCCGCCCCAGTGCTGGTTTGCTAGGGTCGGGGGACATGAGGACACCAGGATCCCTAGAGGGTAAGTGGATCTAGGCTCCAGTTCTGGCCCAGCCACAAGCCAGCCACGTGGTCCTGGGTGAGACCCTGTCCCCTCTGGGGCTCAGTCTCCTACAAGCTGCTGTCTCCCTGCCCAGGTGCGTGGGAGCCCCTCGGGAGGCTGTCTCGAACAACGTGCTGAAAAGGCACATGGAGGTGTGGGATTGGAAGGGTCCTTGTTCCAAGTGGCGCGGGGAACCGCTCCCCTGGGCCAAGGCGGAGGCCAACAGCGAGgcggagaggagaggaaggagacccTGGCACGTGgcctccctgacccccagcctcCCGCCCTGCCGTCCTGGCCTGAGGGCGGCCTGGGGCCTGGCCAGGAGCTCCCCACAGCTCCTCGGCAGCCTGCAGCGTGGCAACCGCAGGACACGTGTTCTGCTGAATCAGGGAAATGACACACAGAGAAGGCAGCCGAGGGCCGGGAGCCACTCTCTCTCGGGCCTGGCTCTGATTTGGTCTCGAGCTCCAGGAATCCCGCCCGCCCCCTCACTGGAGGGGAGCTTTTCCGGGCTGCCCCTGACTATGGAaataacttcctttctttttctattttgggCGGGTGGCCTGGCGGGCCCAGGGGGAAGGGCGGGGGCGGCAGCAGACAGGATAACAAGCCGCTAAATGCCTGGTGGGAGCTCAGCACTCAGACAGGAGCCAAGGAACCCCAGGCACCCTCTCACTGTACAGATGCGGGGATGGTCCAGAGAAGAGCCTGCCTTACGGCCCGGGACTCCCATTCCTGGGCGCCTTTCCTCCTCCATCACTCATCCACCTCCTATCACTGTTGGCggcttcatttttctccaagGGCCAGATAGTCAAGGGGGTGGATACCCCATCCCTCTGGGACTCGAGGACCTTCTTTGGTCGACCCCGGCACCCTTCCTCCAGCTTCAGGGTCTTCATCTGGGACATGGGTGCCCACCGCAACTCAATCACACCCACAGCTACCCAGGAAAGCCATGGAGAGAGAGCCCCGGAGTTGCAGCTGGACCCCTCTAGCCATTTGTTACTGAGAACCCAAGTCGGGAGGGGGGACGAGGAGTAGAAGGCTGAGTGTCCCTCGCTGCTGGGCCCGCGgtcctggaggaggggcaggcccagccccctgccctggcACCGGCTGAGATGAGGTCAGCCCACAGCTGTGAGAGCCAGGGGGACGCTGAGCACGGGCGGCCCAGGCAactccactgtggtcagaaaggaaTGTCAGAAATGAGCTGAGAGGCAAATAAAAAACTTCCAAGGCTGTAATTTCAATGGAAGAACAGCAGGTGGCCTGTGAGGAGGGGTGCCTCCGGGCTTCAGAGCCTGTCATTCATTCAGGAAAGGACAGGCTGGgcgaggggaaggagagagaaggctgGGGGGGGGGCTCTCTGGACCCCGAACTAGAACTGCATGCCCCATAAGACCCCCCAGGCCTACCCAAAGGATATCAGAGCCCAGAAGGATTTCAGCAACAAGGCTTCCAGGCAAGATTTTTGGTAAAGACTAGACACTGAGGCCCTGATGGGGTCAGGCCTGTCCTGGAACACACAGATCGTCCTGCTAAAACCTGGGCCCAGGAATCCTGGCATTCCAGGCACGCTCCCCTGGGATCAGCctgcctctctgtgccccagcaGGGCCAGCTCCCAAACCCTCTTCATCTTCACTCTCAAAGGCACCCCAGAGACTGGAGGTGGCAGAAGGGAGCCAGGCCATTcctgcccccaacccccccaCTCAAATCTGATTGGCCCCAGCAGCCAGAGAGAGATTCCTAAAACACTAACCTCACCCCGTCACTCTCCAGCTTAAACCCCTGGCTGGAGGATAAGGTCAAAGCTCCTTGGAGGACCCTCAAGGGCTTCCACGATCTTCTCACCCCTCCAGCCTCACCCAGACATTCCATACTCCCTGGAGTTCCCTCAGATGGTGCCCCCTTTCCTGCCTCCAGGCCCTTGCACGtggtttcctttgcctggaacgCCCTACTGTCCTCCGCTTTACCAGCTAACTGCTGGGACATCAGTTCCTCTAGGCTGCCTTCCCTATACCCTGCCGCGCGTCTCTGCCTCCCCCAGACCCTGATCTCCTTGGGAGGTCAAGGCGGGGCTGTATTCATCTCTGTATCAGGTGACTCCATAAATGCTGGAAATGCACGTCCTGGATGGAGAGACCGAATGAGGCCCTGGAAATGGGCTGGGGGTGGATCTGGGCCTAGCAGGGCCAACCCGGGGCAAAGGGGCACGTGCTCAGAGGTTGGCCCTGCCTCTCCTGAGCGCTGGCCTCTGAGGGCAGCCTTACCCCTGGTCTCACTGTTCACTGTCAGAGCTGACCTCAGAGGCCCACTGTGCagccaggggcaggagggagcagtAAAGCACTGGGGACAGGTCTGGTTCATACCCGGCACTGTGCTAAGGGCCCCCCCCACAATGCCTCATTCAACCCTCACAGGAGTGCTGAGGTGGGGATTagtattcccatttcacagatgaagcaaatgaagctcagagaagttaagcagtAGCCCAAGGCACCTCAAGAATCACAGTTAGGCAGCTAAaggaggcagggtggggggacACTCGGCCTCTGTCCGACCTCACAACTAAGTTCTCTTCCCTGCATCCACCCCCAGGCCAGCAAAGCCTTCATTTCCGGGTCAGGCCCCTGAACCTGAGGCAAGGGCAGTAACTTGTCCAAAGGTATGAGCAAGACCTCCTGAGCCTTGGTCTAGGGCTGAGGTCATTTTGCCCCCAACTGGGGCTCCCATCACTGGGCTACACTACCCCTGCCCTAGTTCACCCCACCATgcacagaggaggggagggaggatgcGGCCAGGATATCCATGCCAGGTTTACAATGGGATTCTGTCTCTTATGGGCTCAGTCTTACCTTCTGAAAAAGAGGTAGAACTATTCTGCCTAATAGAAACTGaattttttgcaaaagcatcttgggatattaaaaaaatgtcaaaggAAAATCATTTAGCCCTGGGCATCATGACCCATCCTGGGCTGCAAGTCCTGCCAAGAGCTCACCCAGACCTATCCACTTACCCCCTGCTTTGCCCCCTTACAGCCTCTGGTATCACTTGTGATGGAGGACCTCAGCTCTGCTCCCGTCCCTGGGTCGAAACAatgcttcctcctccccccataACTTTCTAGGCCTCTATCAGCTCCCTGAGCTGCAATCACAGAGGTTTTTCTCATTAGGGGGATGACAGGACACAGCAGGGAAGAGCATTTgttggctttggagtcagaaatgacctgggttcaaatcccagctctgtagTCTTAGGGAAGTTATgaaacctctctgaggctcagtttcctcatctgtaaaatgaggatgacaaCAGTGCCTACCTCACAAATTGTCAGATGGTTTGAATGCGATGGCGTAGGTAAAGAACCTTGTCAGTTTCAGGAATTTGAAGGGCACTTAGTAAATGGTACGTGTTATTATTATCTATACCTGTATGATCACAGAGTTCTCCACCACCACTGTCTGGGGCTCCCAAGATCCCCAGAAGGGAAGATCCACTGGAACAAGTTCCCTGTCCTATCGtgtccccacacccctccccaccccaggcctgagtTCTTCTCAGGACCAGCAGCTCCAGGACAAAGAGGCACCTGGGCTCCAACGGCCCTCTTCAAACACAGAGCCCAGAAAAACAAGCACTTCAGAGACCCAGGGACCCAGCTGGCAACCAGCTTCATTTTAAACTTCCAAATTACAGAGTCCCTGATCTGGACGAAGTCTCCAGGGACCTAACTCTTCTGCTTCCAATTATCGAATTACCCCAGAAAAAGAGACTTACTTGCTCCCATTGCTTAAAAATCCCCACAACGTCCCTAGAACAGGGATAGCAAATAGATATCCATTCCATCCATTACTGATGACTGTCTGGGAGTGCTGTTTTGAGGAGGATTCTCAGGTTCTGTCTCAACTTAGCAGGAAAGAACACAGTGATCAGTTAGTAATGTTTGCCATGGGCTCAGGAGGGGAAGTGTCAGTACACATTCCATGCGTCTGTCATCCCCAATCTGCATCTCCCTTGACTATAAGCTTCCAGAAAGCAAAGGCTGAGCATCGTTTATCTCTATGTCCTGTCCAGTGTTCAGCATAGCATCTAGTCTGGAGTAGGAATTCAGTGGATGTCTGCTCTTGCAATCCTTACAGTTTGAAAGTCCTCTTTGGTATCCAGCTAAAATGCCTCTTGCTGCAGTAGAAGCCTGTTCCTGGTGGGACAGTATACCGAAGGGTCCAGTCAAGTTTCCCACTGTGTTTGTACTCAATCCCAAACGCTGATCCCCTTCCCCATTGCCTTGCGTTCTGAGAGGAGATGGATTCTTACCGGGGAGGTGGAGTGGGGGGAGCCAGAGGGTAAGGCCTGTCGAACATGTGCATGTGGTAGGCTGGAGGGGAGTACACAGGCGGGGGTTCCTCGTCAGAGCTATCAGGTTCCAAGGTCCTTTCCAAAATCTGTATCAGAGAcgacaaagaaagaaatattaacaatCCTTCCTtgaatttaaataacatttagaCAAAATCAAGTGTGGGCGAGGATGTGTAGTAAGGGAACTCTGCTGCTGCTAGTGGGAGTGTAAAGTGATATAACCAGCACTCTGCAAAACCGTTTGGCTTCCTGTACTAACGCTCAGCACATGGGCTACTTCTGAGCCCACGATTCCAACATACACAGCAGACGTGAAAGCACTTCTCCCCAGAGGGAAGCTCCATGCAGCATTAGCCATCCAAGTAAggttcaaaaccaggcaaaacatggggcttccctggtggcaccgtggtcaggactccgcgctcccaatgcagggggcctgggtttgatctagatcccacacgcatgccacaactaagagctcgCAGGcaacaactaaggagccggcgagccgcaactaaggagccggtgagctgcaactaaggagcccgcctgtcgtgactaagacccagcgcaaccaaataaataaataaacacgtGGGggtaaaaaataggcaaaacaaatTTACAGGGAGTGCAGTTGGAGCAGTGTGacctctgggggtggggaaggctgaGAAGGGGCACAAGGGGGATTCCAGGCTCTGTTGATGTTTCTTGATCCAAGTGCTGATGAAACTTCACCGAGCTGCAtatttgtggctcgtggactcttcCGTCCCTGTGTTACTTTTGGTAGATAACTTTAACATCATTCCTACCCTCTCTCGAAGTACTTCCACATCGATTATGTCACCTGAAGCTCAAACAACTGGGCAAAGTAGGCTGTGGatcattacccccattttacagatgaggacactgaggcccaggctGACCGATTAACATGGCAAGAGCCACACACTGTTTCTACAACTGAGTCTTTAACTTAGATGTGGTCTCTACAGCAAGAGTGCCTCCTTCAGACACAAGGCCTGCACACCCAGGTTGGATTCTCAGGGAGATAGCAGCAAAGGGAGAGCCCAGGCTCTTTCTTGGCCTCCTCTCCTCATCCAGGAGCCAGAGAAAGGGGCAGGAGAAGCCAAGGCTGGGCAAGGGCCAGGCTTCCTGCCATATGGACTGACCTGAACCCTTCTGCAAAGGAGTCTGGAGCAGGAGGGAGCCATCAACCTGGAGAGCCCAGGTCACACAACCCTACCCCCGCGTCCTCCTCTCCAGCTCTGTGCCCATCTCCTCCAAGACCAAAGAATGTGGGAAGGGCTCAGAGGCTGTCAACTGGCCCAAAATTTGAACCCCAAGTGAATTTGCAGACATCACTGCTAAGATGCCTCTGCACATCTCTGCCCGAGCCCAGCCATGCCCAGGCACCCAGTCTCAAAGGGACACCACGGCGGGTGGGCAGGTGGGTGAGTGagcgcgcacgcgcgcacacacacacacacacacacacacacacacacacacactgccacgCTTTGTACACGTACAGCCAGCCTGACCCAAGGAGGCCTCCTGCTCTGGAATGCACTAACGTTCTTTCCTTTGAGGCAGAAAGTACTTAAACAGATGTTTttgcagagaaagaagaatgcaGCTGCTTTTCGGGCCACTGCTCACCTTACCCCAAATTTccacaagaaaaagagagagagaacactgtCAACTCCAGCCCTGCTCACTGACACACACTTGCACAACCTCCAGTGCCCGGCACACAAGTGCTCTAAGGGACAGGGTTCCACGCTGGGGCCTGTAGGCCGAGCCCCTCCCACTCAGTGGCTGGCTTGGACTGTCCCCCCGAAGCCGGTGAGACGGGCGAGGAGGAGGGGAAGCCTCAGTAGGAGTTGCTCCCAGAAGGAAGCCGCTTGGGGTTCCTCTGACTGGGGCCCATAGCAGCCGCCCCTCGGGCTCAGAGAGATCGGGCCTCCACAGCCGCGCAGGGGGGCTTCCTCCCCTCTCAGCCGCTCCTGCCTCAGCGCGGCCTCCTGGGGCTACAAGAGCCAGACGCTCATCAGAGGCTCCTGGAGCAGAATGAGGAAACACCAAGGAGGCAGACAGCAGGCCAGGCACGCTCCGGAAAGGCTGATCCCCAGTCTCCAGGGAGAAGTAACCCCAGCCATGTCTCTGGActccgcccccccgccccgccccgccccctcccctcccctcctccaccagcCACAGTGAGGCTGTTCTTCTGGCTCTAAAGGTGCTGAAGTTTTTGGTTCTGTGGCTTCCTGGCTTAACTCCATGTGGGTGATGGATGCCTGCCAGGTGCTCTGGGGGCCAAGGTCTGGGCCATTTATCTGACAGGAGATATTTCTCTGTGGCAAGGATACCCCTCGGGCCAGCCCACCATCCATCAGCCCCCAGAGAGGGGGCTTTTTCAGTCAGCAGTTATTGTCATCCCAGCTGCTGCTCATAAATTTTCCGCAGCACTTTCCGCTGGCTCAGGAACCGCCTGCCGATGGGCCCACGCAGAGCTCCAAAGATGGGGGGTTGGGGAAACAGCCAAGGAGGGGTGCTGAGAAGGGGCTCAATCCGGAAAGCAACATTCTTGGGAAAACAGAAGCGCACACAGTGCAGGCCCATCTAGGGCATCAGGCAAGCTTTGCGGAGGGTCACAGGGCTGTGGGTGCCAtgaacagagaaggaaatatgATCCTACCTGCCAGACTGTCAGAACAAATGAGACTGTGGAAGGGGGTCAGCGTTTGCAGAGAACTTTCCTTCCAGCTCACACTTAAAGGATGTacctgcacacacatacacacacctcccTTTCACAAAGAAGATCTGGTTTTGCCAAAACTCCCTCCACTGGCTAATCCAGGCAGAGCCAAGGAGTGCTCTCCCGGAGAAAGAGACTAAAGAAAGCTGTGCAAAGACAGCagcaacattcattcattcaacaaacactccccgagtgcctgctatgtgcaaTGACTCCCGGGTGCTGCGCGTGACACAGGGATGAGCCAGATGCCGTTGCCCACAGGGCTTCTCCACCCGGAGAGAGAACTCCCAGGCAGCAGCCCTAGAGGAGGAAGAGCAAGCGGGCTTTGCCCTACAGGATGACTCTGATGAACGGAGAAGAGCCACCTGCAGGGCTGTGTTGAGAAGGACTCTGAGGCCACATCTGGGTCTAGGCTTCCCACTGTAAACGGGGGTAATAATAATGCCACTTCACAAAGTTTATGAGATTCGAAGAGATGATACACCTAAAGCATGTAGGATGGTGCCTGGCCCAGGCTGGGACTCAGTGAAGAGCAGAGCTGAATCCGATCTGCTGCGGCCTTCCGTCCTATCCATGGCTGCATGTCCCAGATGCCCCTGTGGGCAGTGACCCTCTCGTTGAAAGACTCTGAGTGCCCTTCGTCACCCAGCACTGCACGTCCTGCTGAGACTAGGGGCTCAGACATCTACTGAGCTCTTGGAGGGGCTGAGGAGGACTGGCCACACCCAGCAAGTGGGCCTTGATGCAGTGGGGTGGTCCCTTCGCCCTCAGCCACCTtcctggagagaggagggaactGCTTGGGTATCGCGCGCCTCGGTCAGAGGAACTGAACTTGCAAGCTCTCCTCCACAGGTCCCTACGCTCCAGAACACACCACACTCCTTCTCAACCGCAAGGCCTCCTGGTCTCTGCGCACTCTAGGATCCTCACAGAAGGTCCTGCTGCCAGTTCCCTAACACTCCTGCTCTATTTCACCTCCgagcctttgcacaagctgtgCCCTCTGCCCACACACCCACCTTTCCCTCACTCTTCACTCTTCCTCTGGGAAGCCATCCCCTCCACTCTGTTGCTTCCATTTCTCCCATCCTAGCACTCACCCCTCCGGGCTGCCATTGCCTGACACCTGCCTCTAGTCCTCGCTGGACTGTGAACTCTGTGGGGACAGAAACTCTGACTTGGCCTTAGCGGGTACTTGGAGGTTCAGAAAATACAGACCAGACAGCTCCAGCCCGGAAGTGGGGTTCGGGACGTTGGGGTGGGGGCTAGGTGTCTACATTTTGAACAGGCTCCTTCATTCTGATGACCCCTGACCCAGGGTCTCGTACCGTGCCTGGCACAGCCCCGGAGTAGTGCTCAGTGTTTGTTTAGTGACCGCATGAATTTTGCCCATAAAATAAGGCCACGGGCTGACTTGGGTACGTTTCCCTGGGAGAAATAAGGCTGCTTGCTAGGTAGAACCTAGACAGGAGTATAACCCAAGTCCTCTAAcaggttcaaacagttgttgGAGCTCCTGGGAATTATCGGGGCCGTGCCCCTACCTCCGGGGGGATGCTGTCCTCCGAGTCCGAGCTGTCCTCGTAGACGCTGCCGCCACCCGCCTCCAGGTTCATCTGCAGCAGCTGGTCGATGGTGGCGTCCACGGCGCCGCTGTTGGCACGCAGCACGCACTCGATGATGTCGTAATCCATGTTGGGGAACATGGTCTTGAAGTCGTCCATGGCCTGGTTGAACTCGAGGCGGCGCACCTGGCGGGCGGGCCGGCTGTTGTTGAGCTCCTGCGAGGCGGCCGCGCTGCCCCCAGCCCCGCGCGCCGCCGCCgagccgccgcccccgccgctcCGGCGGAACAGGCTGGTCATCTTGCCGAGCCGCTGGGGGAAAATGTTTCCCGCCGGCGCCGAACCCCCTCCCCCGGGTCCCTGCGCCGTCGCCGCTCGCTCGGCGGCTTCTGGAAGCTCAGTCCCGCGACGGGCGGGGTCCCCGGGTCAGGAGACAAGGGCGCGGCATCCGGGCCTGGGCCGTGCGGGGCTGGGCGGCTGGTCATCCACACCCCGGGAGCATCCTGGGTCCGGCTCCACGGACCATCCCACCTGAAACCGAGGGAGACAAGAGTCAGGGGCAGAATGCAACGAACTCGGCGACCCCCGCCAAGCCCACGGAAGAACAGcttctttctgctttctctccAGCTGCAGTAAACAGCCACAGCTCTTTACCAGTTAGCAAGGGCTTACATCCTGACACcactatgaggtaggtgctatcaTCCCCCTTAtgcagaggcacagacctgagaAAGTGGAGGAGgcggggatttgaacccagcactATGGCCCCTGAGCCACTGGTCTCAACCACTACACACACTGCCAAGGACTCCTAGAGACTTGACTGGGGCAGGAGGGGCTCTGTATAGGCAATGTCCTCCCCCTCTGGTCTCCAGCCCATCCAGTCTCTGCTTTCCTTAGCTCCCTCACCTCAGGGCCCCACCATCATGGCATCCACTTGTGCAGAGCTCCAGTAAATCTGCAACAGAACGCAGTGCAGCCCACTCAGAACCAGGCCTGTAAATCACTTCTAAGGTAGCACTTCTGCTAGTGCAGGTAACTGAGAGTTGAATGTGTCCAAAAACATCAAGTTCTGACTTTCCCATGCTTATCCCAGGATGTACGGTAGTTTTGCTAAGTGTAGAAAAGTGGCAGCTTTATTTTAAGGGACTGTTCCAGCACAGGATATTCTTAAGTCCTTTTCTAGTACTGGGGGTCATCATCTTAACAGATGATAGAGAAGAGCTGGTGTGAGCCAATCAGCACGATCTTCCTTGCCATGATCTCCACAGTTAACTGATGATGAAAGGAAGACCAGACCAGACCAGACCGTGTGGAAGGTGCAGTGGGAGCGCCCTCCCTCACCCTGAGGCCGGAAGACACATCACTACCACTGATTCCTTCTGTCCCTAAAGGCTAGTCCCCTCACAGGTAAAAATGGGGCTTCATACTGTCCCCCAGTGCCTTCCAGGGCCACCATGCTGAGATTCTGATCTCCGTCAAACCTCCACCTCCTTCGAGGGACGTGGAAATTGTCCGGGGCTTATGCTCGGGGGCTTGCTGGGTGGGTGTCTGCCTAGTCCCAGGGAGGCGGGCTGTGTTCAAGAGCAGGAAACTAGAAGCACATGGGCCCCATGCAGCCTCCGGACACTGATGTTACAGAACTATAATCCCCTCCCACCGCCAGAGAAAACCTCTTAACACTGGAATATCTACATGCAGATACATTTTTCTATGCACATACTGTCATAAGTATGAATTCATTTTACTGAAATGTGATCAGACCATAAATTCTACTATGCAACTTCCTTTTTTCCACTTAATGACTGATTGTAGCCATCTTCTCATGTCAGAACATAGAGATCTCCTTCATGGTCTTTAATGCCTGAGTAGTATTCAGATGACTGGGTGAAGTATGACTTATTATCCAAGCTCCTCCACCCCATCGCTTCCCAGACGAGCGAGTCACAGCTCAGAGAGGCCAAAGCCATTGCGCAAGGAAGCCCAGAGGAGTGACCTCAAAGGATCTGTCCAAGAAATGTGTTATGAGGATGAACACAGGAGGGGAGTCAAGTGTGACGTGGCCTCCCACAGCTGGCTTTAGACACCCCAACTCCCCTCACCCACACCTTCCACCCGCCCTGACACACCGTAAGGTCAGAGGATGCTGCCAAAACACCCTCCAAAGCGGGGCTCCACCCTGGTGTCTACCTTCGTCCTGAGTTCTGGAAACTTGCCCTGAGGCTTCTAACAAGGACCTCAGGGCCAGGAGGCCCCAGAAGCCGTGCCCTGGGCTGCAATCTGCTGTCCTGGTGTCGTCACACATGGGGGTCCGTGCCTTGTGCTAACGCGTCTGGAGTCGGCCACCTTCACCACCTTCGCCCTCCCCCTCGAGTAATTTCATAAGAGAGATTGAGGGACCTGGCTCTCACTTTGCCAAGGGCAGCCCCTTGGAGAAAGAGGCCAGGACCTGATCCCCCCCtgacagaggaagaaggaagatgatGGGGTC harbors:
- the CUEDC1 gene encoding CUE domain-containing protein 1 isoform X5; the encoded protein is MTSLFRRSGGGGGSAAARGAGGSAAASQELNNSRPARQVRRLEFNQAMDDFKTMFPNMDYDIIECVLRANSGAVDATIDQLLQMNLEAGGGSVYEDSSDSEDSIPPEILERTLEPDSSDEEPPPVYSPPAYHMHMFDRPYPLAPPTPPPRIDVLGSAPPSGQRRYRNWNPPLLGNLPEDFLRILPQQLDSIQATSGGSKPAITEGGRALTAGPGPRDQENRWKQYLEDERIALFLQNEEFMKELQRNRDFLLALERDRLKYESQKSTSSSVAVGNDFDFPAPVPGTSDNNPAASEDALFRDKLKHMGKSTRRKLFELARAFSEKTKMRKSKRKHLLKHQSLGAAASTANLLDDVEGHTCDEDFRGRRQEVPKVEEALREGQ